Proteins from one Corynebacterium epidermidicanis genomic window:
- a CDS encoding cation:dicarboxylate symporter family transporter — protein MSSETTPGAGSAVAASPRIADSGKPKKDRTHWLYIMVILAIVGGIAFGLLDPDHAKAMKPLGEIFVALIKMMISPVIFCTIVLGIGSVRAAASVGKAGGIALAYFIVMSTFALAIGLVVGNLIQPGEGLNIEANKAAGAKYAKTAEGAGGTVDFIKSIVPETMFSAFTHGSVLQTLFIALLFGFAVQSMGRGGEPILSFVAHLQKIVFKILTMVLWLAPIGAFGAIAAVVGGSGIEAVKQLAILMIAFYITCIIFIFVVLGLILKIFTGFNIFKLCKYLAREFLLIVATSSSESALPNLMRKMEHVGVDKATVGIVVPTGYSFNLDGTAIYLTMASIFIADAMNKPMSISEQIGLLVFMIIASKGAAGVTGAGLATLAGGLQAHRPELLDGVGVIVGIDRLMSEARALTNFAGNSVATLLVGTWTHTIDKQRVRDVLDGKIPYVAIPEDTHVDFRNPEVENAPHLNMQPTPQVDLDNYKH, from the coding sequence ATGTCATCAGAGACCACCCCAGGTGCCGGCAGCGCAGTCGCTGCAAGCCCTCGCATTGCCGATTCCGGCAAACCCAAGAAAGACCGGACGCACTGGCTATACATCATGGTCATCCTGGCCATCGTAGGCGGCATCGCTTTCGGCCTTCTCGACCCCGACCACGCCAAGGCGATGAAACCGCTGGGCGAGATCTTTGTCGCCCTCATCAAAATGATGATTTCCCCAGTGATTTTCTGCACGATTGTGCTGGGTATCGGCTCGGTGCGCGCAGCAGCATCCGTCGGTAAGGCCGGTGGCATTGCGCTGGCCTACTTCATTGTGATGTCGACCTTTGCGCTCGCAATCGGCCTCGTGGTGGGCAACCTTATTCAGCCTGGTGAGGGCTTGAATATCGAAGCTAACAAGGCTGCCGGCGCTAAGTATGCCAAGACCGCGGAGGGGGCTGGCGGAACGGTTGACTTCATCAAGTCGATCGTCCCGGAGACCATGTTCTCGGCGTTCACGCACGGTTCTGTGCTGCAGACTCTTTTCATCGCGCTGCTGTTCGGTTTTGCAGTGCAGTCGATGGGTCGCGGTGGCGAGCCAATCTTGAGCTTCGTGGCACACCTGCAAAAGATTGTCTTCAAGATCCTGACTATGGTGCTTTGGCTGGCCCCAATCGGTGCTTTCGGTGCAATCGCAGCTGTCGTTGGTGGCTCTGGTATCGAAGCTGTAAAGCAGCTCGCGATCCTGATGATCGCCTTCTACATCACGTGTATCATCTTCATCTTCGTGGTGCTCGGCCTGATCTTGAAGATCTTCACTGGTTTCAACATCTTCAAGCTTTGCAAGTACCTGGCTCGGGAATTCCTGCTGATCGTGGCGACTTCCTCTTCCGAATCGGCCCTGCCAAACTTGATGCGCAAGATGGAACACGTTGGTGTAGATAAAGCGACTGTCGGTATCGTCGTTCCGACCGGTTACTCCTTCAACCTGGACGGCACCGCAATCTACCTGACCATGGCCTCGATCTTTATCGCCGACGCGATGAACAAGCCAATGTCCATCTCCGAGCAGATCGGCCTCCTGGTCTTCATGATCATCGCCTCCAAAGGTGCCGCCGGTGTTACCGGTGCTGGCCTCGCGACCCTCGCTGGTGGCCTGCAAGCGCACCGCCCAGAGCTTCTCGACGGCGTCGGCGTTATCGTCGGTATCGACCGTCTCATGTCCGAAGCTCGCGCCTTGACCAACTTCGCTGGCAACTCCGTCGCAACTCTGCTCGTGGGCACCTGGACGCACACCATCGATAAGCAGCGTGTGCGGGATGTACTCGACGGCAAGATTCCTTACGTTGCCATTCCAGAAGACACTCATGTCGATTTCCGTAACCCAGAGGTCGAAAACGCGCCGCACCTCAACATGCAGCCGACCCCTCAAGTGGATTTGGATAATTACAAGCACTAA